A region of Lycium barbarum isolate Lr01 chromosome 3, ASM1917538v2, whole genome shotgun sequence DNA encodes the following proteins:
- the LOC132631278 gene encoding uncharacterized protein LOC132631278 — translation MTICKLERVFLPTFFDVMIHLAIHLANEAKLAGPVQYRWMYYIERYLRTLKNYVRNKSRPEGSIAEGYLVEECMTFCSKYLTDIETKENRPDRNFNSSNIDPNGLSIFNCPCKPLPGDSWEELSALEIKQAHFYILQNCEEVRPWTEEHLEILTKENNRNVSKRHKEEFPLWFEEKVVQLKENGDGRITDELLALARGPDPRVYCHNGYTLNGFRFRTMEYELCLKTQNSGVVVKSDEHTENADYFGKIRKILKIPYISNNSIILFQCDWFEVPSQGRSQTRGYKRDEYGFICVDVTRIHYTNDPFILGSQAQYLYYLKHGQKRNGMQW, via the exons ATGACAATCTGTAAGTTAGAACGTGTGTTCCTGCCGACCTTTTTTGATGTTATGATTCACTTGGCAATTCATTTGGCAAACGAGGCGAAGTTGGCTGGTCCCGTTCAATATCGATGGATGTATTACATCGAAAG ATATTTGCGCACATTAAAAAATTATGTACGCAACAAATCTCGTCCAGAAGGATCAATTGCTGAAGGCTATCTTGTAGAGGAGTGCATGACATTCTGTTCTAAATATTTAACAGATATAGAGACCAAGGAAAATCGCCCGGACAGAAACTTTAATTCTTCCAATATAGATCCCAACGGGTTATCCATATTCAATTGTCCTTGTAAGCCATTACCAGGGGATTCCTGGGAAGAATTGAGTGCTCTTGAAATAAAACAAGCTCATTTTTACATCCTCCAAAATTGTGAGGAAGTCCGTCCTTGGACTGA GGAACATCTAGAAATATTAACAAAGGAGAACAATAGAAATGTTTCCAAGAGGCACAAGGAGGAATTTCCTTTGtggtttgaagaaaag GTGGTACAGTTAAAAGAGAATGGTGATGGACGAATTACTGATGAATTACTAGCTTTGGCAAGAGGTCCGGATCCTCGTGTTTATTGTCATAATGGTTATACCTTGAATGGCTTTAGGTTTCGAACAATGGAATATGAATTATGTTTAAAAACACAAAATAGTGGTGTGGTTGTAAAGAGTGATGAGCATACGGAAAATGCTGATTATTTTGGAAAGATCAGAAAGATTTTAAAGATACCTTACATAAGCAATAATTCTATCATATTATTTCAATGTGACTGGTTTGAGGTTCCGTCTCAAGGTCGAAGTCAAACTAGAGGTTACAAAAGGGACGAATATGGATTCATATGTGTAGATGTGACACGGATCCATTACACAAATGATCCATTCATTTTAGGCTCGCAAGCTCAATATTTGTATTATCTTAAACATGGTCAAAAGAGAAATGGCATGCAGTGGTAA
- the LOC132630855 gene encoding uncharacterized protein LOC132630855, with the protein MNVQEYCVHFDSLAGYGPAVVAEMEDRVHRSVAGLGPHLIDECTAAALQPGMDISRIQTYTQNLEDRKCQRRIQCERDRSRGKRSRSFDMVSEFRGGQRQQHPRYSYQPVRSAPPRFPGPRFDRSSYSGAGQSSRASGSQYRPELGQMRPPLPRCSQCGKLHAGQCRLGSDVCYACGQPGHRMKECPMGVNSGMVQPTGSVAGSSSAVRPSGQNFQTPAGRGRGRSGASSSSSPQHCVYELAGRQDRETSPDVVTGILSVSFHDVYALIDPGSTLSYVTPFVAGKFGIEPELIKPFVMSTPVGDPVIARRIYRDCVVIVCDRHIVAYLIELDMVDFDIIMDMDWLASCYHYKKLWNLQQNLLLKYIQYCCQKYFWPQEKSCCMLLL; encoded by the coding sequence atgaatgtgcaagagtattgtgtacatTTTGATTCCCTAGCTGGATATGGCCCAGCcgtggtggctgagatggaggatagagttcatcgctcTGTGGCcggtctagggccacacttgatagatgagtgcacGGCCGCTGcactacagccaggcatggacatctcccgtatacagacgtatacacagaatttggaggatcgtaaatGCCAGCGGAGAATACAGTGTGAGCGTGACCGGAGCCGTGGTAAGAGGtctagatcttttgatatggttagtgagtttaggggaggacagagacagcagcatccCAGGTATTCTTATCAGCCGGTAAGGAGTGCACCTCCGAGGTTCCCAGGTCCAAGATTtgaccggtcttcttattccggagcgggccagagttctagagcgtcaggttctcagtaccgaccagagttaggccagatgaggccccctttgccgcgatgttctcagtgtggcaagttacatgcaggtcagtgtcggttgggttcagatgtttgctatgcttgtggacagccaggccacaggatgaaggagtgcccgatgggggttaattcaggtatggttcagcctacagggtctgtggctggctcatcttctgcagtgcgcccttcagggcaaaattttcagacaccagcagggcgaggtagggggaggagtggagcatccagctcgagcagtCCTCAACACTGCGTGTATgaattggctggtagacaggaccgcgaaACGTCTCCTGATgtcgttacaggtatattatcagtttccttccacgatgtttatgcactgattgatccaggttccactttatcatatgttacgccctttgttgctggcaagtttgggatagaacccgagttgattaaaccttttgtgATGTCTACGCCAGtcggtgatccggttatagctaggcgaatataccgagactgtgttgttatagtttgtgaccgccatatCGTAGCATacctgattgagttagatatggttgattttgatattattatggacatggactggttggcttcttgttatcaCTACAAGAAATTATGGAATTTGCAACAAAATTTGTTGTTGAAATATATTCAatattgttgccaaaagtacttttggccACAAGAAAAAAGTTGTTGCATGTTGTTGTTATAA